In the genome of Phycisphaerales bacterium, one region contains:
- the groES gene encoding co-chaperone GroES, with product MSKFSIRPLGEKVLVQRLEAEERTAGGIVLPDSAREKPRRGTVLSVGEGRLLDTGDRKALQVKKGDQVLFSSYAGTEVKVNGEEMIIMDESDILAVLD from the coding sequence ATGAGCAAGTTCTCGATTCGTCCGCTGGGTGAAAAGGTCCTGGTACAGCGTCTGGAGGCGGAGGAGCGCACCGCGGGCGGCATCGTTCTGCCCGATTCTGCACGCGAGAAGCCCCGCCGCGGTACGGTTCTCAGTGTCGGCGAAGGCCGGTTGCTCGACACCGGCGATCGCAAGGCGCTGCAGGTGAAGAAGGGTGACCAGGTACTGTTCAGCAGCTATGCCGGCACCGAGGTCAAAGTCAACGGCGAAGAGATGATCATCATGGACGAGAGCGACATTCTGGCCGTGCTCGACTGA
- a CDS encoding insulinase family protein has translation MEDEPQDLLRVLIQKLTLGPRLGRPVLGTPESLGLITPARVRGFWEEHYHSGRLQVAAAGPIAAEVLARQVEIAFAGWGRPQWAGREPVALDLQPQTAHQAKELEQEHLALTLPGLPKTAADFPVETVLLGVLSGGMSGRLFTEVREKQGLVYWVGAWHEQPRGAGVIYLGASTTPERCDKTYRTLRRELCRLAEDLSAEEVHRARDSIIAQFETADDLTRARAAGLSDDLVHFGRPIDRQEKLAALRGVTLARARSYASRLPLDRVCVATLGPRPLEL, from the coding sequence ATGGAGGATGAGCCGCAGGACCTGCTGCGCGTACTGATTCAGAAACTCACACTCGGACCGCGCTTGGGTCGCCCGGTGCTTGGTACACCCGAGTCACTCGGCTTGATCACGCCGGCCCGTGTGCGCGGCTTCTGGGAGGAACACTACCACAGCGGACGCTTGCAGGTCGCCGCAGCCGGGCCGATTGCAGCCGAAGTCCTCGCGCGCCAGGTTGAGATCGCCTTTGCTGGCTGGGGGCGCCCCCAGTGGGCCGGCCGCGAGCCGGTAGCGCTCGACCTGCAACCGCAGACGGCTCACCAGGCCAAGGAGCTTGAGCAAGAACACCTCGCACTCACGCTGCCCGGGCTGCCGAAGACTGCCGCGGACTTCCCGGTCGAGACCGTGCTGTTGGGTGTTCTGAGCGGCGGCATGAGCGGGCGGCTCTTCACCGAGGTCCGTGAGAAGCAGGGTCTGGTGTACTGGGTCGGGGCGTGGCATGAGCAACCGCGCGGCGCGGGCGTCATATACCTTGGTGCGAGTACCACCCCGGAGCGCTGCGACAAGACCTACCGCACCCTGCGGCGCGAACTGTGCCGCCTGGCTGAAGATCTGAGTGCCGAGGAGGTGCACCGCGCCCGCGACAGCATCATCGCACAATTCGAAACCGCCGACGACCTGACACGTGCCCGCGCTGCCGGTCTGAGTGATGACCTCGTTCACTTCGGCCGGCCGATCGACCGCCAGGAGAAACTCGCCGCCCTGCGCGGCGTCACGCTCGCCCGCGCGCGCTCCTATGCCAGCCGCCTCCCGCTTGACCGCGTGTGCGTGGCGACCCTCGGGCCGCGGCCGCTGGAGCTGTAG
- the groL gene encoding chaperonin GroEL (60 kDa chaperone family; promotes refolding of misfolded polypeptides especially under stressful conditions; forms two stacked rings of heptamers to form a barrel-shaped 14mer; ends can be capped by GroES; misfolded proteins enter the barrel where they are refolded when GroES binds) has product MAAKQIAYDMEAREAIRRGVRQLARAVKVTLGPRGRNVVIEKSFGAPTVTKDGVTVAKEVELEDAYENMGAQMVKEVASKTSTVAGDGTTTATIYAEAIFDEGLKNLAAGANAMELRRGIDLGVTAVIEALKKLAVPVKGKEQIAQVGTCAANQDTEIGNKIAEAMEKVGKDGVITVEEGKGLETTVDLVEGMQFDKGYISPHFVNKPESMEVVLDNPYILVHEKKISSVKDLLPLLEKIAKAGKPLLVIAEEVDGEALATLVLNKLRGILQCAAVKAPGFGDRRKAMLEDIAIVTGGTAVFEDLGISLEKIELNELGRAKRVIVDKETCTLIEGAGETAKIKGRIEAIKHEIDATTSDYDREKLEERLAKLSGGVAQINVGAATEIEMKEKKARVEDALHACRAAVEEGVLPGGGVAVLRCEEALDAAYKKARGDQKTGVDIIRRALRAPIRQIAENAGLDGSIVCQKVLEGKGNFGYNALTEEYGDLVKMGVIVPLKVERVALENAASVSGLLLTTDAAVSELKEKDDEKKGGGMPGM; this is encoded by the coding sequence ATGGCAGCCAAGCAGATCGCCTACGACATGGAAGCCCGCGAGGCCATTCGCCGCGGCGTGCGGCAACTGGCCCGCGCGGTGAAGGTCACCCTGGGCCCCCGGGGTCGCAACGTCGTGATCGAGAAGTCCTTCGGCGCGCCGACCGTCACGAAGGACGGTGTCACGGTGGCCAAAGAGGTGGAACTCGAGGACGCGTACGAGAACATGGGCGCCCAGATGGTCAAAGAGGTCGCCAGCAAGACCTCGACCGTTGCGGGTGACGGCACGACGACGGCCACGATTTATGCTGAAGCGATCTTCGATGAGGGGCTGAAGAACCTGGCGGCCGGCGCGAACGCGATGGAGCTTCGCCGCGGCATCGATCTCGGCGTGACCGCCGTCATCGAAGCGCTCAAGAAGCTCGCGGTGCCGGTGAAGGGTAAGGAGCAGATTGCCCAGGTTGGCACCTGCGCCGCCAACCAGGATACCGAGATCGGAAACAAGATTGCCGAGGCCATGGAGAAGGTCGGTAAGGATGGCGTCATCACGGTCGAAGAGGGCAAGGGCCTCGAGACCACCGTCGATCTCGTCGAGGGCATGCAGTTTGACAAGGGGTACATCTCACCTCACTTCGTCAACAAGCCCGAGTCCATGGAGGTCGTGCTCGACAACCCCTACATCCTTGTCCACGAGAAGAAGATCTCGTCGGTCAAGGATCTGCTGCCGCTGCTCGAGAAGATCGCCAAGGCCGGCAAGCCGCTGCTGGTGATCGCCGAAGAGGTGGACGGTGAGGCGCTTGCCACGCTTGTGCTCAACAAGCTCCGTGGCATCCTGCAGTGCGCCGCCGTCAAGGCCCCCGGTTTCGGCGACCGCCGCAAGGCCATGCTGGAAGACATCGCGATCGTCACCGGCGGCACCGCGGTCTTTGAGGACCTCGGTATCAGTCTCGAGAAGATCGAGTTGAATGAACTCGGTCGGGCCAAGCGGGTGATCGTCGACAAGGAGACCTGCACCCTGATCGAAGGGGCCGGCGAAACCGCGAAGATCAAAGGCCGCATCGAGGCCATCAAGCACGAGATCGACGCCACCACGAGTGACTACGACCGCGAGAAGCTCGAGGAGCGCCTCGCGAAGCTGTCCGGTGGCGTCGCGCAGATCAACGTGGGTGCTGCGACCGAAATCGAGATGAAAGAGAAGAAGGCCCGCGTCGAGGACGCGCTGCACGCTTGCCGTGCGGCGGTCGAGGAAGGTGTGCTTCCGGGTGGTGGTGTGGCGGTCCTGCGCTGTGAAGAGGCGCTCGACGCGGCCTACAAGAAGGCCCGCGGCGACCAGAAGACCGGTGTGGACATCATTCGCCGCGCCCTTCGGGCTCCGATCCGCCAGATCGCGGAGAACGCTGGCTTGGATGGTTCGATCGTCTGCCAGAAAGTCCTCGAAGGCAAGGGCAACTTCGGCTACAACGCGCTGACCGAGGAGTACGGCGACCTCGTCAAGATGGGCGTCATCGTCCCGCTCAAGGTCGAACGTGTCGCGCTCGAGAACGCGGCTTCGGTATCGGGCCTCCTGCTCACAACCGATGCGGCCGTCAGCGAACTGAAGGAAAAGGACGACGAGAAGAAGGGCGGCGGCATGCCCGGCATGTAA
- a CDS encoding phosphodiester glycosidase family protein has protein sequence MKMLSGLRRPPLGPFTLLVLAALPFSHADETLAPGVTYRTYALPGPRLVYVVSAPREHTDYELLVGWPQGVRNFSARARTSVIAAHYHQPPQVTVLAAVNASFYGPIPNIIGATASEGELLEQASGQHDTVLIQTDRQPVIVEDIPHAEGTLRLESGTALPLTAYNRTLTPPQTMVYTRTWGTVTLSDAPADLAALVVRDVNYPFRPGKELSGRVTARLLGPHAVPLVVPSDGVVVLGTGGFHTAVADLATGARVTLQFEAPQPDWAHAHFAITGIGWLVRNGTAHTSNWSQYTFSTQRHPRTVLAWNDTHWFLMAVDGRSTASIGMTFAEMATFLIDHLGAREAVNLDGGGSTTLVAASTVRNVPSDGNERAVSNAVLLVQRPQRTALPFADPFAPVGRSPGWDDGRVFHDVAPHSPAAPQGDGTALHIRATDAAAEFVRRGTHGDTNYSVQADVYCAYRPEAAPGFERVGIFARDAGLGTFDTRPNTRGRSYVLTWDSHDGRVIAGVIHAGVLTDFRATEPLHLPGTAWRRFRIDCWGARIRFWINGQLIAAVQDEVRSHGLFGAGHQIFDLAPVGSHGAWIDNFQVTRAHGDFNASDQTDAGDLPELFFCLRGPAHHYPLGQVCRTGDFDGDGAVDLCDVAWFQRVFEAPELRNCNEPGRGAPRVEHVPALCKRHYTGFAVARYRHE, from the coding sequence GTGAAAATGCTCTCCGGACTACGCCGTCCTCCGCTCGGTCCGTTCACGCTCCTGGTGCTCGCTGCGCTTCCCTTTTCGCACGCGGATGAAACCCTCGCCCCGGGCGTCACGTATCGCACGTATGCCCTGCCCGGACCACGTCTCGTCTATGTGGTCAGTGCGCCGCGCGAACACACCGATTACGAGCTCCTGGTGGGCTGGCCGCAGGGCGTCCGCAACTTCTCGGCCCGCGCGCGCACCAGCGTCATTGCCGCACATTACCACCAGCCGCCGCAGGTGACGGTGCTTGCCGCTGTGAATGCTTCTTTCTACGGCCCGATTCCCAATATCATCGGCGCCACCGCCTCCGAGGGCGAACTGCTCGAACAGGCCAGCGGTCAACATGACACCGTGCTGATCCAGACAGATCGACAGCCCGTGATCGTGGAGGACATTCCCCACGCGGAAGGCACTTTGCGGCTCGAGTCCGGCACAGCACTACCTCTGACCGCTTACAACCGGACCCTCACACCGCCGCAGACCATGGTGTACACGCGCACCTGGGGGACCGTGACACTGAGCGACGCGCCGGCAGACCTTGCCGCGCTGGTCGTTCGCGATGTGAACTATCCCTTCCGGCCGGGCAAGGAACTTTCCGGCCGTGTCACGGCGCGCCTGCTTGGCCCCCACGCCGTCCCACTCGTGGTACCCTCCGACGGTGTCGTGGTGCTTGGAACCGGTGGGTTTCACACGGCCGTCGCCGATCTCGCCACCGGTGCCCGCGTGACGCTTCAGTTCGAGGCCCCACAGCCCGACTGGGCCCATGCGCACTTTGCCATCACCGGTATCGGCTGGCTCGTGCGAAACGGCACAGCTCACACGAGCAACTGGTCGCAGTACACGTTCTCGACGCAACGTCATCCGCGCACCGTGCTCGCCTGGAATGACACCCACTGGTTCCTGATGGCCGTCGATGGCCGCTCAACAGCCAGCATCGGCATGACGTTCGCGGAAATGGCGACCTTCCTGATCGACCACCTTGGCGCCCGCGAGGCCGTCAACCTCGACGGTGGCGGGTCCACCACGCTGGTCGCCGCCAGCACCGTTCGCAATGTGCCTTCGGATGGCAACGAACGGGCGGTATCCAACGCCGTCCTGCTGGTACAGCGACCACAACGCACCGCTCTCCCATTCGCGGATCCGTTCGCCCCTGTCGGTCGCAGCCCGGGCTGGGATGATGGCCGTGTATTTCATGATGTTGCACCACACTCCCCGGCCGCCCCGCAGGGCGACGGCACCGCCTTGCATATTCGGGCAACGGACGCTGCGGCGGAGTTCGTACGACGCGGGACACACGGTGACACGAACTACAGCGTGCAGGCCGATGTGTATTGCGCGTACCGCCCCGAGGCGGCACCGGGCTTCGAGCGCGTCGGTATCTTCGCGCGCGATGCCGGCCTCGGGACATTCGATACCCGCCCGAATACGCGCGGCCGCAGCTACGTGCTCACCTGGGATTCGCATGATGGACGTGTTATCGCAGGTGTGATCCACGCGGGTGTATTGACGGATTTCCGTGCCACCGAACCGCTGCACTTACCGGGCACGGCCTGGCGGCGCTTCCGGATCGACTGCTGGGGTGCGCGGATTCGCTTCTGGATCAATGGCCAGTTGATCGCCGCAGTGCAGGACGAAGTGCGGTCGCACGGTCTGTTCGGTGCCGGACACCAGATTTTCGACCTGGCGCCAGTGGGTAGCCACGGCGCGTGGATAGACAACTTTCAGGTGACGCGGGCGCATGGCGACTTCAACGCCAGTGACCAGACGGATGCCGGCGACCTCCCGGAACTATTCTTCTGCCTGCGTGGTCCGGCGCACCACTACCCGCTCGGCCAAGTCTGCCGCACCGGCGACTTCGACGGCGACGGGGCCGTCGACTTGTGCGACGTGGCGTGGTTCCAGCGCGTGTTTGAGGCGCCAGAGTTGCGGAACTGTAATGAGCCGGGACGCGGCGCGCCGAGGGTTGAACACGTCCCCGCGCTCTGCAAACGGCACTACACCGGCTTTGCCGTCGCACGCTACCGGCATGAGTAA
- a CDS encoding phosphomannomutase/phosphoglucomutase has protein sequence MTVPKDENDVQRFCPGEEHIIISEAICIGRRRANFRKCPGCQFNDDEKGRRPYYSPSGPTGARAVTSALLEMDKHLMIEKVFKAYDVRATVPEPLNEDVAWRVGNGTAQFLRTLLTGYDRSDSKMNTLIVGRDMRKHSKRLCQAFIDGARAVGTPVVDIGLIDTSQLYFAANYMPCCGGVQTTASHNPANYNGFKICGPKGKPIGSESGLKEIERIAKAISRHEVPDALPIKTLDLSEPYRAYLHKFLREPRPLKIVVDASNGMAGRWFPILFNGVPNLTVIPLNFEHDGEFVHPPNPLVAANLDQLRTAVRECKADFGACFDGDADRCVFVDEHAEIVRCDILTALLAEEYLRERQGATVVYDLRSSRIVAETIEKNGGVPRRERVGHVFMKRSMAEAGAVFGGELSGHFYFRDYYYCDSGFLAFIAVLNTLTRSGKSLGTLVAPLNVYASSGEQNFENEDKDGTLRKLADRFRDARIDHLDGVTIQYPEWWFNVRPSNTEPLLRLNMEAATPALLQEKLAALTPLLGTAVDH, from the coding sequence ATGACAGTGCCAAAAGACGAGAACGATGTGCAGCGCTTCTGCCCGGGGGAGGAGCACATCATCATCTCCGAAGCCATTTGCATCGGACGACGGCGCGCCAACTTCCGCAAATGTCCCGGCTGCCAGTTTAATGACGACGAGAAAGGTCGCCGGCCTTATTACTCACCCTCGGGCCCCACGGGCGCCCGGGCGGTAACTTCTGCGCTCCTGGAAATGGACAAACACCTGATGATCGAGAAGGTATTCAAGGCCTACGATGTCCGCGCTACCGTACCCGAGCCACTGAACGAGGACGTCGCCTGGCGTGTCGGCAACGGAACCGCCCAGTTTCTGCGAACACTGCTTACCGGTTACGACCGCAGCGACTCGAAGATGAACACCCTGATTGTCGGCCGCGACATGCGCAAGCACAGCAAGCGCTTATGCCAGGCCTTCATCGACGGCGCCCGGGCCGTTGGAACTCCTGTCGTCGATATCGGCCTGATCGACACTTCGCAGCTCTATTTCGCCGCCAACTACATGCCGTGCTGCGGGGGTGTGCAAACCACTGCCAGTCATAACCCCGCAAACTACAACGGCTTCAAGATCTGCGGCCCCAAAGGCAAACCGATCGGGTCCGAAAGCGGGTTGAAGGAAATCGAGCGTATCGCCAAGGCCATCTCACGCCACGAAGTCCCCGACGCCTTGCCGATTAAGACGCTCGACCTCTCCGAACCCTACCGCGCATACCTGCACAAGTTCCTCCGCGAGCCCCGCCCGCTCAAGATCGTCGTCGATGCCTCGAACGGTATGGCCGGCCGGTGGTTCCCGATCCTGTTCAACGGGGTTCCGAATCTGACGGTTATTCCGCTGAACTTCGAGCACGATGGCGAGTTCGTGCACCCGCCGAATCCGCTCGTCGCCGCGAACCTCGACCAGCTCCGCACCGCGGTGCGCGAGTGCAAGGCCGACTTTGGCGCCTGTTTCGACGGCGACGCGGACCGGTGCGTGTTCGTCGATGAGCACGCCGAAATCGTCCGCTGTGATATCCTGACCGCCCTGCTTGCCGAGGAGTACTTGCGGGAACGCCAGGGCGCGACGGTCGTCTACGATCTGCGCTCGAGTCGCATCGTGGCCGAAACAATCGAGAAAAACGGCGGCGTCCCCCGTCGCGAGCGCGTCGGGCACGTCTTCATGAAGCGCTCCATGGCGGAGGCCGGCGCGGTCTTCGGGGGAGAACTCAGCGGTCACTTTTATTTTCGCGACTACTACTACTGCGACTCGGGCTTCCTTGCGTTCATCGCCGTCCTCAACACGCTGACGCGCAGCGGAAAGTCGCTGGGCACACTGGTGGCGCCGCTGAATGTGTATGCCAGCAGCGGCGAGCAGAATTTCGAGAACGAGGACAAGGACGGCACGCTGCGCAAGCTGGCGGATCGCTTTCGTGACGCCCGTATCGACCACCTTGACGGCGTCACCATTCAGTATCCGGAGTGGTGGTTCAACGTGCGGCCGTCGAACACCGAACCGTTGTTGCGCTTGAATATGGAAGCCGCTACACCGGCCCTGTTGCAGGAGAAGCTGGCGGCGTTGACCCCCCTGCTCGGCACGGCGGTGGATCACTGA
- a CDS encoding thrombospondin type 3 repeat-containing protein, with product MAGGFVHPSPVLKEFYLGSEDLGTAHTPWMEPINLRDVLNPLVEQEVIIRDFAFHPTGSAFYFENQNNEGERFYFYTLTAPSPENPRIINFSKNAPGAAVGNGLMIMQTDFGVNFPEGFPLQQRIGTRPSFLVVQADGLAQLQNGENNGDDGDPFPGSTGNTSFGPFTDPSSNWWGQVRSDIEITNIVQQPTQSVVTFVWKPRSVPSLQFDRPPAVEVVAGGLPLSYEAFDFYGGTTIEFYADTVGSGYPASGVLLGTSAKPAGLAQQVFFAPVNSLPGDGRYYFYARLVPGPGADDITDPSSSTPRPAFENRGKGTVDVTNVDIALSFLESWTLTCIDDSVPGAEVWEVRGSISGLQNNATTGVPYTSNTGAVSFVINSTALVQGGANANVGPGPNGYLLTDPDANFVASQFRPGEYVRILGGPGATPGYYRILSVPTTKQLRLAGDVDPGDTAGAGGLQYRVFSYQSSILGRKPDRFQFLTTGRTPYSLPVTVQNGQVVPTVTAAIDVSYPDQVANPNNEIPLTVRFDGSQSLDETGFTNPNLLYQWFLDAAAPGGPTATGPIVTYTYSNPPLGNIVRLVVTNPETGRVGEATATIVFAVSDIDGDGIPDYLDNCPTVWNPNQLDTDGDGIGDACDNCPFVSNPDQLDTDGDGVGDACDNCPALPNPNQLDSDGDGLGDACDNCPFAFNPNQSDRDRDGIGDACDNCPDTWNPNQLDGDGDGIGDACDNCPFVPNPSQADLDGDGIGDACDPDRDGDGIPNELDNCPDVFNPTQLDSDGDGLGDACDPCPFDAQNDIDGDGICGDVDNCPFIFNPNQLDSNGNGVGDACEAGGPSPPDGAVRVPLTIRLAWEPVAGAVQYEVYFGTTTSPALLTTTVETAWEVTGLDFDTVYYWQIVTRTSSLVLPGPLWSFRTTPQLPGVPSGPTPANGATGVPVNIVLDWADTSNTVIYKVLVATDPALTQIRFEGSTLTSAWPITGLEFGTTYYWRIQAKNEADTTPGPVWSFQTAFAVAPPGDDSGQVTPPPPPLDDDTDSGQDQPPLNGGGLCGATGAGLLLAVLAGLACTRPRRSVPRR from the coding sequence ATGGCGGGTGGGTTTGTGCATCCGTCACCGGTTCTGAAGGAGTTCTACCTCGGCAGCGAAGATTTGGGGACGGCCCACACGCCATGGATGGAGCCAATCAACCTGCGCGATGTGCTCAACCCGCTCGTCGAGCAGGAAGTCATTATCCGCGATTTCGCGTTCCACCCCACGGGCTCCGCGTTTTACTTTGAGAACCAGAACAACGAGGGTGAGCGCTTCTACTTCTACACCCTCACCGCGCCGAGCCCGGAGAATCCGCGGATCATCAACTTCTCGAAGAATGCCCCCGGTGCTGCCGTTGGAAACGGCCTGATGATCATGCAGACCGATTTCGGCGTGAACTTCCCCGAGGGTTTCCCGCTCCAACAGCGCATCGGGACCCGGCCGAGCTTCCTGGTGGTGCAGGCCGACGGGCTCGCGCAGTTGCAGAACGGTGAGAACAATGGCGACGACGGCGATCCGTTCCCGGGCAGCACCGGCAACACGTCGTTCGGCCCATTCACCGATCCGAGCTCCAACTGGTGGGGCCAGGTTCGCAGCGATATCGAGATCACCAACATCGTCCAACAGCCGACCCAGTCGGTTGTGACATTCGTGTGGAAGCCACGCTCAGTACCCTCGCTCCAGTTCGACCGTCCCCCGGCGGTCGAGGTGGTTGCAGGCGGCCTGCCTCTGTCCTACGAAGCGTTCGACTTCTACGGCGGCACGACGATCGAGTTCTATGCCGACACCGTGGGGAGCGGTTATCCGGCTTCCGGTGTGCTGCTCGGCACCTCGGCCAAGCCGGCCGGGTTGGCACAGCAGGTCTTCTTCGCGCCGGTAAACAGTCTGCCGGGCGACGGTCGGTATTACTTCTACGCCCGGCTGGTCCCTGGTCCGGGTGCCGATGACATCACCGATCCATCAAGCTCCACGCCCCGCCCCGCTTTCGAGAACCGGGGGAAGGGCACAGTCGATGTGACGAATGTCGATATTGCCTTGTCCTTCCTGGAAAGCTGGACGTTGACCTGCATCGACGACTCCGTGCCCGGTGCGGAAGTGTGGGAAGTGCGGGGTTCGATCTCGGGCCTCCAGAACAATGCCACCACCGGCGTACCCTATACGTCGAACACCGGCGCCGTCAGCTTCGTGATCAACTCGACCGCACTGGTACAGGGCGGCGCGAACGCGAACGTCGGCCCGGGCCCGAACGGCTACCTGCTCACGGACCCGGATGCGAACTTCGTCGCGAGCCAGTTCCGGCCGGGTGAGTATGTCCGCATCCTCGGTGGGCCGGGGGCCACACCGGGCTACTACCGCATCCTTAGTGTGCCCACTACGAAGCAGTTGCGGCTGGCCGGTGACGTAGATCCGGGCGATACCGCCGGCGCAGGTGGATTACAGTACCGTGTGTTCAGCTACCAGAGCAGTATCCTCGGCCGCAAGCCCGACCGTTTCCAATTCCTCACCACCGGCCGCACGCCTTACAGCTTGCCGGTTACGGTGCAGAACGGCCAGGTTGTGCCGACGGTGACCGCCGCGATCGACGTGAGCTACCCGGATCAGGTCGCCAACCCGAACAACGAGATTCCGTTGACCGTGCGGTTCGACGGTTCACAGTCGCTCGACGAAACCGGCTTCACGAACCCCAACCTGCTGTACCAGTGGTTCCTGGATGCCGCCGCACCAGGTGGTCCGACGGCCACCGGACCGATTGTGACTTACACCTACAGCAACCCGCCGCTGGGCAACATCGTGCGGCTGGTCGTGACCAACCCGGAGACCGGGCGCGTGGGTGAAGCCACGGCGACGATCGTCTTCGCTGTCTCCGACATCGACGGCGATGGGATTCCGGATTACCTGGACAACTGCCCGACGGTCTGGAATCCGAATCAACTCGATACCGATGGCGACGGGATTGGCGACGCCTGCGATAATTGTCCGTTTGTCTCAAACCCCGACCAGTTGGATACGGATGGCGATGGCGTGGGCGATGCTTGCGACAATTGCCCCGCCCTGCCTAACCCGAATCAGCTCGATTCGGATGGCGACGGACTGGGCGATGCCTGCGACAACTGCCCGTTTGCCTTCAACCCCAACCAGTCAGATCGTGACCGGGACGGCATCGGCGATGCCTGTGACAACTGCCCGGATACGTGGAATCCCAACCAGCTCGACGGTGACGGCGATGGTATTGGTGATGCCTGCGACAATTGCCCATTCGTGCCCAACCCCAGCCAGGCGGACCTCGACGGCGACGGTATCGGCGACGCCTGCGACCCGGACCGCGACGGTGACGGCATTCCGAACGAATTGGACAATTGCCCCGATGTGTTCAACCCGACCCAACTCGACTCGGATGGTGACGGGCTGGGCGACGCCTGTGATCCGTGCCCGTTCGATGCCCAGAACGACATTGACGGTGACGGCATCTGCGGTGACGTGGACAACTGCCCGTTCATTTTCAATCCCAACCAACTGGATTCGAACGGCAACGGTGTGGGCGATGCCTGTGAAGCGGGTGGTCCGAGCCCGCCGGATGGCGCCGTCCGCGTGCCACTGACGATTCGTCTGGCCTGGGAGCCGGTCGCGGGTGCGGTGCAGTACGAGGTTTACTTCGGTACGACGACCTCGCCGGCGCTCCTCACCACGACAGTAGAGACGGCCTGGGAAGTGACCGGCCTCGACTTCGACACGGTCTACTACTGGCAGATCGTGACGCGCACGAGTTCCCTTGTGCTGCCGGGACCCCTCTGGTCCTTCCGCACAACACCGCAACTGCCGGGCGTGCCGTCCGGTCCGACCCCGGCGAATGGTGCGACCGGTGTGCCGGTCAACATCGTGCTCGACTGGGCGGATACGTCGAACACCGTCATCTACAAGGTGCTGGTTGCGACGGACCCGGCCCTGACTCAGATTCGCTTCGAGGGTAGCACACTGACGAGCGCGTGGCCGATCACCGGTCTCGAGTTCGGTACGACGTACTACTGGCGGATCCAGGCCAAGAACGAGGCGGATACAACGCCGGGACCGGTCTGGTCCTTCCAGACGGCGTTCGCGGTGGCTCCGCCGGGTGACGACAGCGGCCAGGTGACTCCTCCGCCTCCACCGCTGGACGATGACACCGATAGCGGTCAGGACCAGCCGCCGCTGAACGGTGGCGGACTGTGCGGCGCTACGGGCGCCGGGCTGCTGCTCGCCGTCCTCGCGGGCCTCGCATGCACGCGTCCGCGGCGCAGTGTCCCTCGCCGCTGA